The region CTTTATAATTTCTAAATTGACAGAATGTGCAGTTACTTCATAACCTATAATTTTGTAGTCATATATTCATTGCATTCAATGTTCTCTTCAGGCATACATCCCATAGATATTTTGGGTCATTTGTGTTGGTCATTTCTTTATTCCTAAATTAATTTTCATGCAGTTCTGTTGTGAAAAGCAAATTATGTGTCTTCAAGTTTCCTGTGTCATAATTCTTGTAGtaatttttccttctttgtgtTTCCTGTGTAGAGGAGTGATATTGTTATCATGAAGAACATACCGGAGAACAACGCTCGCCTTTGGCAAGTTAAACATCTAGTTAAGATAACACCCATTACATGCCCAAATGGTCTTCCACCTGATGGCGACTACAGTGGTACATACCTTAAGGAAAATGGTGAATTCATTGTTACACCAAAGTTGAAAGTGCCACAAGAACAGGAAACAGCACTGGAGGTTTTTCAGAGTAAGAAGGACAGACTTGATGGAGAAACCTTGAGGAAGCACTTACGGCTTAAATGGCTGAATCCTTGGTGACCTGTGATTGTTTATTGTTGTATTATACTTTTAAGTAATTATTAATTGTAATAAACAGCTTATGTCAACTTTGGCAGAATTTGTGATTTATTCTTTCCTGATTTCTGAAGTCTATGATATGTCaagattttatacacaatatgccaACTAAATTACAGTTTTGGTGTAAGGAATTACATTTTTGCACTTCCCTGGTTTTCACTGCCATTTTCAACCCAATGAATCCAAACAATTGGTATTCTAGCATCTTTGATTTATAGGGTGGGGTCCATGAGATTTCTTTGTTTTGCATTGACACAATTATCAGGTGTAGAACTGAAATGAGAGAACACTCAAAAAGGGTGAACCTAAACTCAACCAACAAAATTTTGAAGGTTGTTGTATGGGATATTTTCCGAGTATTTTGGCATAAGGGACTCTTGCTCTCCTGTGCCTCGTTTAGTAATTGCATTTGATgtgatttcttacccccattttTACTATTGTATCCCAATAGTCCtgtctttgatttatttttttgaCAGTGTTTGTTGTGTATTAACAGTGATATGCAGCAGTATGGATAGATTTTCCAGTAAAGAGTTTGCCGATACACACATTGt is a window of Schistocerca gregaria isolate iqSchGreg1 chromosome 8, iqSchGreg1.2, whole genome shotgun sequence DNA encoding:
- the LOC126284076 gene encoding 39S ribosomal protein L30, mitochondrial, which translates into the protein MFGRFVSRLWSYGRLRNYSTDGGGIKYHGFTYYPRFPDFKDPPYEPSKLFMVQRVKALKGRPYWEKNMMKEIGLAGKRSDIVIMKNIPENNARLWQVKHLVKITPITCPNGLPPDGDYSGTYLKENGEFIVTPKLKVPQEQETALEVFQSKKDRLDGETLRKHLRLKWLNPW